A single Xiphias gladius isolate SHS-SW01 ecotype Sanya breed wild chromosome 22, ASM1685928v1, whole genome shotgun sequence DNA region contains:
- the LOC120784762 gene encoding grainyhead-like protein 2 homolog isoform X2, with product MDLESKRLVVVVPNEVSVPQGLVFSSDDEAWRSYLENPLTAATKAMMSINGDEDSAAALGLLYDYYKVPSQRRRASSGVKPTDPSALGPSNCGSLEILDHHLQALSCMPVNLSLNNSTTTEHQGSNFGATGLAGATRGGNGKGEGGAALALVKRQCQTSVGVSSSGGSYLEEPRGQIRMVYEQGCYDLSLSGYLKDEQRSTPDSTYEDAVEGEMYCRSPSSGADEFHCSLPVDSFRYSLEASMSLRQGDGPMAYLNRGQFYALTLSETGLGSSLRQHRGKVRSVIMVVFGEDKCRDEQLKNWKYWHSRQHTAKQRVLDIANYKESLGTIGNVEEIAYNAVSFTWDVTEEAKVFISVNCLSTDFSSQKGVKGMPLIIQVDTYSYNSCSRRPIHRAFSQIKVFCDKGAERKLRDEEKKYLRKRMKGKNGGLGPTSPIKSADSNLFKTMINLDSQPVLFIPDVHFGNLQRAGQVFAFNTEEVDRDGSVLMKRVSCVAEEDICPPQSKKSKVDQERKVLLYVRKECDEVFDALMLHTPTLKALMEAISEKYALPIDKIAKVYQKSKKGVLVNMDDNIIQHYSNEDTFILAIESSAGSLRVTLSEI from the exons ATGGACCTGGAAAG TAAacggctggtggtggtggtaccAAATGAAGTGTCGGTGCCCCAAGGCCTGGTGTTCAGCAGTGACGACGAGGCATGGAGGAGCTACCTGGAGAACCCACTGACTGCTGCCACTAAGGCCATGATGAGCATCAATGGAGATGAGGACAGTGCAGCAGCTCTGGGACTGCTGTATGACTACTACAAG GTTCCCAGTCAGAGGAGACGTGCCTCCAGCGGCGTTAAACCCACGGACCCCTCCGCTCTTGGGCCAAGTAACTGTGGGAGCTTGGAAATACTAGATCACCATCTTCAGGCTCTTAGTTGCATGCCTGTCAACCTCTCTCTAAACAACAGCACCACTACAGAACATCAGGGCTCCAACTTCGGAGCTACCGGCCTTGCAGGAGCCACCAGAGGAGGAAATGGTAAAGGTGAAGGCGGGGCGGCTCTTGCTCTGGTCAAGAGACAGTGCCAGACATCTGTGGGAGTATCCTCTTCTGGAGGTTCCTACCTAGAAGAACCCAGGGGCCAGATAAGGATGGTTTACGAGCAGGGCTGCTATGATTTGTCCCTGTCTGGGTACTTGAAAGATGAACAGAGAAGCACTCCAGACAGCACGTATGAGGATGCAGTGGAAGGCGAG ATGTACTGCAGAAGTCCTTCCTCGGGAGCCGACGAATTCCACTGTAGCCTACCAGT TGACAGTTTCCGGTACAGTCTGGAGGCCAGCATGTCGCTGCGGCAAGGAGATGGACCCATGGCTTACCTGAACCGGGGCCAGTTCTACGCTTTGACGCTGTCTGAGACCGGACTCGGATCATCCCTTCGCCAGCACAGAGGCAAAGTGCGG AGTGTTATCATGGTTGTCTTTGGGGAAGACAAGTGCAGAGATGAGCAGCTGAAGAATTGGAAATACTGGCACTCCCGTCAGCACACTGCCAAACAGAGAGTCCTGGACATTG CCAACTACAAGGAGAGCTTGGGCACGATTGGGAACGTGGAGGAAATTGCCTACAATGCTGTCTCTTTCACATGGGATGTCACTGAAGAAGCCAAG GTCTTCATCTCGGTGAACTGTCTGAGCACAGACTTCTCCTCGCAAAAGGGCGTGAAGGGGATGCCTCTGATAATCCAGGTCGACACCTACAGCTATAACAGTTGCAGCCGAAGACCCATCCACAGGGCCTTCTCTCAGATCAAGGTCTTCTGCGACAAG ggcgCTGAGAGGAAGCTTCGGGATGAGGAGAAGAAATATCTCAGAAAGAGGATGAaag GGAAAAATGGTGGCTTGGGGCCAACCTCTCCCATTAAGAGTGCTGATAGCAATTTGTTCAAAACCATGATAAACCTGGACTCCCAGCCTGTCCTCTTCATTCCTGACGTCCACTTTGGAAACCTGCAGAGAGCAGGGCAG GTGTTTGCTTTTAACACCGAGGAGGTCGACAGAGATGG gAGTGTTCTGATGAAGAGGGTGTCATGTGTTGCTGAGGAAGATATCTGTCCACCTCAGTCCAAGAAGTCTAAAGTAGACCAGGAAAGGAAAG TTCTTCTATATGTGAGGAAGGAGTGTGATGAAGTGTTTGATGCCTTAATGCTGCATACCCCAACCCTCAAAGCATTGATGGAGGCT ATCTCAGAGAAATATGCACTGCCTATTGACAAGATTGCCAAAGTTtaccaaaaaagcaaaaaagg ggtcCTGGTGAACATGGATGACAACATCATCCAGCATTACTCCAATGAGGACACCTTCATCCTGGCTATCGAGAGCTCGGCAGGCTCCTTGCGTGTGACCCTGTCAGAGATCTGA
- the LOC120784762 gene encoding grainyhead-like protein 2 homolog isoform X1, translating into MDLESKRLVVVVPNEVSVPQGLVFSSDDEAWRSYLENPLTAATKAMMSINGDEDSAAALGLLYDYYKVPSQRRRASSGVKPTDPSALGPSNCGSLEILDHHLQALSCMPVNLSLNNSTTTEHQGSNFGATGLAGATRGGNGKGEGGAALALVKRQCQTSVGVSSSGGSYLEEPRGQIRMVYEQGCYDLSLSGYLKDEQRSTPDSTYEDAVEGEMYCRSPSSGADEFHCSLPVDSFRYSLEASMSLRQGDGPMAYLNRGQFYALTLSETGLGSSLRQHRGKVRVSRPKLSQGPDRSRSSSEQCTMGGSELQRDSVVQSVIMVVFGEDKCRDEQLKNWKYWHSRQHTAKQRVLDIANYKESLGTIGNVEEIAYNAVSFTWDVTEEAKVFISVNCLSTDFSSQKGVKGMPLIIQVDTYSYNSCSRRPIHRAFSQIKVFCDKGAERKLRDEEKKYLRKRMKGKNGGLGPTSPIKSADSNLFKTMINLDSQPVLFIPDVHFGNLQRAGQVFAFNTEEVDRDGSVLMKRVSCVAEEDICPPQSKKSKVDQERKVLLYVRKECDEVFDALMLHTPTLKALMEAISEKYALPIDKIAKVYQKSKKGVLVNMDDNIIQHYSNEDTFILAIESSAGSLRVTLSEI; encoded by the exons ATGGACCTGGAAAG TAAacggctggtggtggtggtaccAAATGAAGTGTCGGTGCCCCAAGGCCTGGTGTTCAGCAGTGACGACGAGGCATGGAGGAGCTACCTGGAGAACCCACTGACTGCTGCCACTAAGGCCATGATGAGCATCAATGGAGATGAGGACAGTGCAGCAGCTCTGGGACTGCTGTATGACTACTACAAG GTTCCCAGTCAGAGGAGACGTGCCTCCAGCGGCGTTAAACCCACGGACCCCTCCGCTCTTGGGCCAAGTAACTGTGGGAGCTTGGAAATACTAGATCACCATCTTCAGGCTCTTAGTTGCATGCCTGTCAACCTCTCTCTAAACAACAGCACCACTACAGAACATCAGGGCTCCAACTTCGGAGCTACCGGCCTTGCAGGAGCCACCAGAGGAGGAAATGGTAAAGGTGAAGGCGGGGCGGCTCTTGCTCTGGTCAAGAGACAGTGCCAGACATCTGTGGGAGTATCCTCTTCTGGAGGTTCCTACCTAGAAGAACCCAGGGGCCAGATAAGGATGGTTTACGAGCAGGGCTGCTATGATTTGTCCCTGTCTGGGTACTTGAAAGATGAACAGAGAAGCACTCCAGACAGCACGTATGAGGATGCAGTGGAAGGCGAG ATGTACTGCAGAAGTCCTTCCTCGGGAGCCGACGAATTCCACTGTAGCCTACCAGT TGACAGTTTCCGGTACAGTCTGGAGGCCAGCATGTCGCTGCGGCAAGGAGATGGACCCATGGCTTACCTGAACCGGGGCCAGTTCTACGCTTTGACGCTGTCTGAGACCGGACTCGGATCATCCCTTCGCCAGCACAGAGGCAAAGTGCGGGTGAGTCGACCGAAGCTATCACAGGGGCCTGATAGGAGCCGATCCAGTAGTGAGCAATGCACCATGGGAGGCTCTGAGCTGCAGCGGGACAGTGTTGTACAG AGTGTTATCATGGTTGTCTTTGGGGAAGACAAGTGCAGAGATGAGCAGCTGAAGAATTGGAAATACTGGCACTCCCGTCAGCACACTGCCAAACAGAGAGTCCTGGACATTG CCAACTACAAGGAGAGCTTGGGCACGATTGGGAACGTGGAGGAAATTGCCTACAATGCTGTCTCTTTCACATGGGATGTCACTGAAGAAGCCAAG GTCTTCATCTCGGTGAACTGTCTGAGCACAGACTTCTCCTCGCAAAAGGGCGTGAAGGGGATGCCTCTGATAATCCAGGTCGACACCTACAGCTATAACAGTTGCAGCCGAAGACCCATCCACAGGGCCTTCTCTCAGATCAAGGTCTTCTGCGACAAG ggcgCTGAGAGGAAGCTTCGGGATGAGGAGAAGAAATATCTCAGAAAGAGGATGAaag GGAAAAATGGTGGCTTGGGGCCAACCTCTCCCATTAAGAGTGCTGATAGCAATTTGTTCAAAACCATGATAAACCTGGACTCCCAGCCTGTCCTCTTCATTCCTGACGTCCACTTTGGAAACCTGCAGAGAGCAGGGCAG GTGTTTGCTTTTAACACCGAGGAGGTCGACAGAGATGG gAGTGTTCTGATGAAGAGGGTGTCATGTGTTGCTGAGGAAGATATCTGTCCACCTCAGTCCAAGAAGTCTAAAGTAGACCAGGAAAGGAAAG TTCTTCTATATGTGAGGAAGGAGTGTGATGAAGTGTTTGATGCCTTAATGCTGCATACCCCAACCCTCAAAGCATTGATGGAGGCT ATCTCAGAGAAATATGCACTGCCTATTGACAAGATTGCCAAAGTTtaccaaaaaagcaaaaaagg ggtcCTGGTGAACATGGATGACAACATCATCCAGCATTACTCCAATGAGGACACCTTCATCCTGGCTATCGAGAGCTCGGCAGGCTCCTTGCGTGTGACCCTGTCAGAGATCTGA